AGTATAAAGCGATAAATCTATTTTATCGATAATCTTGACTATGAATTTTTACTGTAATTACTTTTATTCGTCAGTACTCATAAATGTACCTCTTCAATAACAATGTTTACGCTATCTTCAAAATCATGATAAATTTGTGAAGCATAATACTCGTGAACATTAACCATACTCTCTATTTTAGACCCATCAAAAAACTTAGCAACTGCATTTTTAGAAAAAAACACGTTTGCCAATTCTATAGCTGCAGCTTGAGCTTTGATAAGCGTCGCAAAAGGTTTAATTACTTGAATCTCGTTGTAGCTAATTACTATGACTAAATATTTCATCTTTCCTCTCCTATCATAAAATAAATAGCGTCTCTAGCGTTTCCTGTGCAAAGACCGCCATCAATTTCATTTTCTTCAAGATAATAATTATCTTCATCTTTCTCATCACTTGAGTAAACGTTAACGATATAACCTTCAGAAGTTACAGATTCAAATATCTCATAAAAAAGTCCATTATATTCAAACTCAATCGTTTCGCCATTTTCTAATTTTCTCTCTAACTTCTTTAACTTTGTATTGTTCATTAGTGTAGCTTCTTTACTTCTGATAGAGGTGTTGGCGTAAAGTGAATATCACGCTCTATTGGTAATCCAAGTGGACCCCTTATTGATTCAAGTTCTTTCAAATTAAAATAACCAAGTTCTGATTCATGACCTACAACATAGCCGAAACATGTAAAATCTTCTTTTGATACCTCAGTGATATACCAAGTCCAGTTGCTATCTGGTGTGAAGAGTTTTATATGACATGTTGGGTCTTTGGTGTTTTCTGTGTCGTAGATGTTAGGGAGTGTTTGTAAGAGTTTAGGAGGGATAAGTGTTTGCAATTTTGTTACCTTTCTTAAGATTATCATCACTTAATGTTTCAAGTACCCTACCAGAAGAAAAACTTTTAATAAAAAATAGCTTTGTTCCAAAAAGAACAGGTTTATGAACCTAATGTAAATAATTTGCTATTTTTCCAAAAAGCGAAGTAAAAATTTATTTGAATTGTGTTAAGCTGACTTATTAGACTTAAAGGTTATATATATGAAAAAAGCTTTATGTTATCTAGTTATTAGTTATTTCTTTTCAATGAACTTATACGCAATTACATTAGGTGTAGTTCCTCAACAAAGCCCACTTAAACTTATGAAGGTCTGGGCTCCGATAGCTCAGTATCTTAAAAAAGAGACTGGTATAGATGTTACATTAAAAATTGAATCATCAATTACTAAGTTTGAAAGAGTACTATACTCTGGTGGGTACGATATTGCCTACATGAATCCATATCATTATGTAGTAGCTCATAAGAAAAAAGGTTATTTAGCAAAAGTAAAAGCACATAAAAATATTGTTGGTATATTGGTTACAAGAAAAGATAGTGCTATACAAACTACACAAGACTGTAAAAATAAGATTTTTCTCTTTCCTGCTCCAAATGCTTTTGCAGCAACCTTAGTTACAAAATATGAGTTGTTGAAATTTTTTAATATAGAGCTAAATGAAGAGAAAAAGTTTCTTTACGTCAACTCACATGATTCTGTTTATAAAGGTGTTGCTAGAGGTATTGGAGATGTTGGTGGTGGGATTGAAAGAACATTTGAAAATTTAAATGATAAAGTAACTAAAAACTCTTTAAATATTTTATACAAAACAAAAGGTTATCCTAGTCATCCATTTGCTTTTAAACCATCTTTAAAAGAAGAGACTATAAAAAAAATGTCTAAAGCTATTCTCAATATGCCAAACGGTTTATTAAATAAGTTGAGCATAAAAAAAATGATAAAAACTGATGACTCTCAATATAATATAATAAGAGATATTGCTACAAAACTTAAAATGGATAAAAATTAAAGATGTTTATATCTTTTAAATATAAGTTCATAGTGTCATTTGTAATATTGAATATATTTTTTATATCCGTCGTTGTATTTTTCAATTTTTCATCAATAGAAAAGTTATCTAACTCTTTGGTTAGTCAAAATATGAAGATGGCTAGTAAACTTTTTAGTGAGCTTATTGTTACTCCTATTATTGTTAATGACCTTGCAACTTTAGATAATACAGTAAATAGCTTCGTGAGTATTAAGAATGTTATTGCGGTTAAGATAATGAATAATAATAATATTGTTTTATCTCATAAAAATGATGAAAATCCTACTTACAAAAATATCTTTGAGAACAATAAAGAGATATTACATCTAAATGAAAGAACATTGGTATTGAAATTATTAGATATAAAAATTGATGATGATATTATTGCAAAAGCAAAAATAATTTTTGAAATTACTGATAGTTTACGTATGCAAGAGCGTAACAAAAATGTTACATTTATAATGATGATACTAGAGATAATAGTAATTATTTTAGTTGCTTACTTAATTGGATCTAGCTTGATTAGGAGACTTAGTGTTTTAACACATTCTGCGGAGGAAATAGCAGAAAATAATCAGGTCACTATTCCAAATATTGATAATTATAAAGATGAAGTATCTATATTGGCAAATACACTCCAGTTAATGCAAAATAAAATCAATAAACGAAGTGATGAATTGAAAAAATACATTCAGCTTGTTAATGAAAACATTCTTATTTCAAGAACTGATTTAAATGGAATTATTACAGATGTTAGTGAAGCTTTATGTGAAGTGTCTGGATTCTCTAAAGAAGAATTAATTGGAAAAACCCATGCAGTGATTAAGCATCCAGACACATTGATAAGTGAACATGAAAATTTATGGAAAACTATTTCTAAAGGTAATGAATGGCATGCAGATGTAAAAAATAAAACAAAAGATGGTGGTTTTTTCTGGGCTGACTCTAGCATCTATCCAGATTACGATTATAATCAAAATATTATTGGATATTATGCTATTCGTCATGATATTACTAGTAAAAAAGAGATAGAAAAGTTATCTATTACTGATGGGCTAACTAAATTATACAATAGACGATATTTTGATAACATGTTTGATGAAGAGATTAATAGAGCAAAACGAGATAGAAAAATATTTTGTTTATTATCCTTAGATATAGACTTCTTTAAAAAATATAATGATACTTATGGACATCCAGAGGGTGATCAGGTTTTAATAACTATAGCTAGAGTTTTAAACTCACATATGAAAAGAGCAGGTGATATTGCATTTAGAATAGGTGGTGAAGAATTTAGTGCAATTTTTGTAGAAAAAAATGAAAAAAATGTTTATACCTTTACTGAAAATATACGTCAAGATATAGAAAATCAACAAATTCAACATATAGAAAATACATCTTCAAATTTTGTAACTGCATCATTTGGTGTTATTTATATTGATTTTAGTAAAAATAATAATGCTGAAACAAATAGAGAGGTACTTTATAAAGAAGCTGATAATCAGCTATATAAGGCTAAAGAGACAGGACGAAATAAGGTTGTAATCAAAGCATGTAATTAGATGAACTAGCATGAAAAAATTGAAAGATTTTGATAGAGCTACGAAATCCTTGTTTTCGATCTTT
The sequence above is drawn from the Candidatus Sulfurimonas baltica genome and encodes:
- a CDS encoding DUF2958 domain-containing protein — its product is MQTLIPPKLLQTLPNIYDTENTKDPTCHIKLFTPDSNWTWYITEVSKEDFTCFGYVVGHESELGYFNLKELESIRGPLGLPIERDIHFTPTPLSEVKKLH
- a CDS encoding phosphate/phosphite/phosphonate ABC transporter substrate-binding protein, with the translated sequence MKKALCYLVISYFFSMNLYAITLGVVPQQSPLKLMKVWAPIAQYLKKETGIDVTLKIESSITKFERVLYSGGYDIAYMNPYHYVVAHKKKGYLAKVKAHKNIVGILVTRKDSAIQTTQDCKNKIFLFPAPNAFAATLVTKYELLKFFNIELNEEKKFLYVNSHDSVYKGVARGIGDVGGGIERTFENLNDKVTKNSLNILYKTKGYPSHPFAFKPSLKEETIKKMSKAILNMPNGLLNKLSIKKMIKTDDSQYNIIRDIATKLKMDKN
- a CDS encoding sensor domain-containing diguanylate cyclase is translated as MASKLFSELIVTPIIVNDLATLDNTVNSFVSIKNVIAVKIMNNNNIVLSHKNDENPTYKNIFENNKEILHLNERTLVLKLLDIKIDDDIIAKAKIIFEITDSLRMQERNKNVTFIMMILEIIVIILVAYLIGSSLIRRLSVLTHSAEEIAENNQVTIPNIDNYKDEVSILANTLQLMQNKINKRSDELKKYIQLVNENILISRTDLNGIITDVSEALCEVSGFSKEELIGKTHAVIKHPDTLISEHENLWKTISKGNEWHADVKNKTKDGGFFWADSSIYPDYDYNQNIIGYYAIRHDITSKKEIEKLSITDGLTKLYNRRYFDNMFDEEINRAKRDRKIFCLLSLDIDFFKKYNDTYGHPEGDQVLITIARVLNSHMKRAGDIAFRIGGEEFSAIFVEKNEKNVYTFTENIRQDIENQQIQHIENTSSNFVTASFGVIYIDFSKNNNAETNREVLYKEADNQLYKAKETGRNKVVIKACN